A single region of the Streptomyces virginiae genome encodes:
- a CDS encoding NADH:flavin oxidoreductase, whose product MTVTTSTASRAAEILSRPVTLNGLTVPNRIAMAPMTRMFSPGGVPGEDVQAYYASRAAAGVGLIVTEGTYVGHDSAGQSDRVPRFHGEDQLAGWSKVAAAVHEAGGTIVPQLWHIGMVRKQGEAPYVDAPAVGPSGIRVDGTEGTGKAMTSADLDDVIGAFADAAAEAERIGFDGIELHGAHGYLLDQFLWERTNRRTDAYGGDAVARTKFAAEIVAAVRERVAADFPVIFRYSQWKQEAYDARLAQTPEELEAILAPLAAAGVDAFHASTRRYWIPEFDGSDLNLAGWTKKLTGRPTITVGSVGLDGDFLRAFVGEGAALGDIDNLLDRMERDEFDMVAVGRALLQDPHWAAKVLGNRFDELKPYDAAALRSLSR is encoded by the coding sequence ATGACCGTCACCACGTCCACCGCCTCCCGCGCGGCCGAGATCCTGTCCCGGCCCGTCACGCTGAACGGCCTGACCGTCCCCAATCGCATCGCGATGGCTCCGATGACGCGGATGTTCTCCCCCGGCGGCGTGCCCGGCGAGGACGTGCAGGCGTACTACGCCAGCCGGGCCGCAGCGGGCGTGGGCCTGATCGTCACCGAGGGCACCTACGTCGGCCACGACTCCGCGGGGCAGAGCGACCGGGTGCCGCGGTTCCACGGCGAGGACCAGCTGGCGGGGTGGTCGAAGGTGGCCGCGGCCGTGCACGAGGCCGGCGGCACGATCGTGCCCCAGCTGTGGCACATAGGCATGGTGCGCAAGCAGGGCGAGGCACCGTACGTCGACGCGCCCGCCGTCGGCCCCTCCGGCATCCGCGTCGACGGCACCGAGGGAACGGGCAAGGCGATGACCAGCGCCGACCTCGACGACGTCATCGGCGCGTTCGCCGACGCCGCCGCGGAGGCCGAGCGGATCGGTTTCGACGGCATCGAACTGCACGGCGCCCACGGCTACCTGCTCGACCAGTTCCTGTGGGAGCGGACCAACCGCCGTACGGACGCCTACGGCGGCGACGCGGTGGCCCGTACGAAGTTCGCCGCGGAGATCGTGGCCGCGGTCCGCGAGCGCGTCGCGGCCGACTTCCCGGTGATCTTCCGCTACTCGCAGTGGAAGCAGGAGGCCTACGACGCCCGGCTCGCGCAGACCCCGGAGGAGCTGGAGGCGATCCTGGCCCCGCTGGCGGCGGCCGGCGTCGACGCGTTCCACGCCTCCACCCGGCGCTACTGGATCCCGGAGTTCGACGGCTCGGACCTGAACCTGGCCGGCTGGACCAAGAAGCTCACCGGACGGCCGACCATCACCGTCGGCTCGGTCGGCCTGGACGGCGACTTCCTCCGCGCCTTCGTGGGCGAGGGTGCGGCGCTCGGCGACATCGACAACCTCCTGGACCGCATGGAACGCGACGAGTTCGACATGGTCGCCGTCGGCCGGGCGCTGCTGCAGGACCCGCACTGGGCCGCGAAGGTCCTCGGCAACCGCTTCGACGAGCTGAAGCCGTACGACGCGGCGGCGCTGAGGTCGCTCAGCCGGTAG
- a CDS encoding DUF4262 domain-containing protein: MLRDPFECRCILCHDYGDRAEADRMEEAVIGNVRRHGWHVVMVPEDEIGPGFAYTIGLAHTHGVPELCMFGRDVHEMHRVLNALGDLAAAGTTPEDGQEHEGVVNGGPVRLRSVDMRWCRTFFGRAIGFYRRPPLPFLQVAWPDTDGHFHWEEQAREDHRESQPRLWLPPADHPVGIWTVEL, from the coding sequence ATGCTCCGTGATCCTTTCGAATGCCGCTGCATCCTCTGTCACGACTACGGCGACCGCGCCGAGGCGGACCGGATGGAAGAGGCCGTCATCGGCAATGTGCGACGCCACGGTTGGCACGTGGTCATGGTCCCCGAGGACGAGATCGGGCCCGGGTTCGCCTACACGATCGGTCTTGCCCACACGCACGGCGTCCCTGAACTGTGCATGTTCGGGCGTGATGTCCACGAGATGCACCGCGTGCTCAACGCCCTCGGCGACCTGGCGGCCGCAGGCACCACGCCGGAGGACGGCCAGGAACACGAGGGCGTGGTGAACGGCGGGCCGGTCCGGCTCCGGAGCGTCGACATGCGCTGGTGCCGAACCTTCTTCGGCCGGGCCATCGGTTTCTACCGGCGGCCCCCGCTGCCCTTCCTGCAGGTCGCCTGGCCCGACACGGACGGGCACTTCCACTGGGAGGAGCAGGCCCGCGAGGACCACCGGGAGTCGCAGCCCCGACTGTGGCTTCCACCGGCCGACCACCCGGTGGGGATCTGGACCGTCGAACTCTGA
- a CDS encoding DUF2975 domain-containing protein, producing the protein MGKLAVHALRAVLAVVLAGTVFVQAGMVWTLISGNDPEDGSLPLTPLRVIVVMGMVAAQAALVCVWRLVTMVRRGTVFSHTAFRYVDVVIGAIVAVALLWFVVTAINAPGQREDPGVTVIMGGIGVAILGVALIVLVLRMLLTQAVARDVEATRMRAELDEVI; encoded by the coding sequence ATGGGAAAGCTGGCAGTGCATGCGTTGCGTGCCGTGCTCGCGGTGGTGCTCGCCGGCACCGTGTTCGTGCAGGCGGGCATGGTGTGGACGTTGATCAGCGGGAACGACCCGGAGGACGGGTCACTCCCGCTGACCCCGCTGCGGGTGATCGTCGTCATGGGCATGGTGGCGGCTCAGGCCGCCCTGGTCTGCGTATGGCGACTGGTGACGATGGTGCGACGCGGAACGGTGTTCTCCCACACGGCCTTCCGGTACGTGGACGTGGTGATCGGCGCGATCGTGGCGGTCGCCCTGCTGTGGTTCGTGGTCACGGCCATCAACGCACCGGGGCAGCGGGAGGATCCGGGCGTCACCGTCATCATGGGTGGGATCGGCGTGGCCATCCTGGGGGTCGCGCTCATCGTGCTCGTGTTGCGGATGCTGCTCACCCAGGCCGTCGCACGCGACGTCGAAGCCACGCGGATGCGGGCCGAGTTGGACGAGGTCATCTGA
- a CDS encoding helix-turn-helix domain-containing protein, producing the protein MPIAVDIDVMLARRKMSVGELADRVGITPANLAVLKNGRAKAVRFATLAALCEVLECQPGDLLRWEDEDASGE; encoded by the coding sequence ATGCCGATCGCCGTCGACATCGACGTGATGCTGGCCAGGCGGAAGATGTCCGTGGGCGAGCTCGCGGACCGGGTGGGGATCACACCCGCCAACCTGGCCGTACTCAAGAACGGCCGCGCCAAGGCGGTGCGCTTCGCGACGCTCGCCGCGCTCTGCGAGGTACTGGAGTGCCAGCCGGGCGACCTGCTGCGCTGGGAGGACGAAGACGCCTCGGGTGAGTGA
- a CDS encoding contact-dependent growth inhibition system immunity protein yields MTRPCCSTEREAGSRSVGTIPGPAPEPADLRTLITQNVGLPYVLPLAVRLLLEEPMLDSYFYAGDLLLAVLGRPESVWVLLPGLREGLMAVVAGLSEEELAELRTYEPAVRWG; encoded by the coding sequence GTGACGCGTCCATGCTGTTCCACTGAGCGCGAGGCCGGCTCCAGGTCGGTCGGGACCATTCCCGGTCCGGCCCCGGAGCCGGCCGACCTGCGCACGCTGATCACCCAGAACGTAGGCCTTCCCTACGTACTGCCCCTCGCGGTCCGCCTGCTCCTCGAAGAACCCATGCTGGACTCGTACTTCTACGCCGGTGACCTGCTGCTCGCCGTCCTGGGCCGGCCCGAATCGGTCTGGGTGCTCCTCCCGGGCCTACGGGAGGGGCTGATGGCCGTCGTCGCGGGACTGTCGGAGGAGGAACTGGCCGAACTCAGGACGTACGAGCCGGCGGTGCGGTGGGGCTGA
- a CDS encoding DUF4344 domain-containing metallopeptidase, whose amino-acid sequence MPNTATAAGRKKARVALSGVLVLAGTVMAGCAGEAHDTGQDPGAGPRPQAARSGKVTVVYEPGTVAPEDREAVALIRNSRVLERSADWVNRSLTLPHDMVVKVTAAVPEGVTDAVTQPDGRTIFIPPSFLAEIEKALADVVKTVERPAQFPASEYNTDDLTVLSTEFIFGHEMGHALQRQLLLANLGLEEDAADGYASFYTVNEVGPGPSLAAAILFDEIARKEGVPTLERLSSDHPITQQRAYNFLCYLYGSDPKKYERSLVDSGDLPKTRAPLCPQAWAMLDYGWWTQLRPHFSAPFKARGDEEQKKAHARLIAETNALAERINEIRKSQ is encoded by the coding sequence ATGCCGAACACCGCCACCGCCGCCGGCCGGAAGAAGGCGCGCGTCGCCCTGTCCGGCGTGCTGGTCCTGGCCGGGACCGTCATGGCCGGGTGCGCCGGCGAGGCCCACGACACAGGGCAGGATCCCGGAGCGGGACCTCGCCCCCAGGCAGCCCGCTCCGGCAAGGTCACCGTCGTCTACGAGCCCGGAACGGTCGCACCGGAGGACCGGGAGGCCGTGGCGCTGATCCGGAACTCCCGCGTGCTGGAGCGGTCGGCCGACTGGGTGAACAGATCGCTCACCCTCCCGCACGACATGGTCGTGAAGGTCACCGCCGCCGTGCCGGAGGGCGTCACCGACGCCGTGACCCAGCCCGACGGCAGGACGATCTTCATCCCGCCGTCGTTCCTGGCCGAGATCGAGAAGGCCCTGGCCGACGTCGTGAAGACCGTCGAACGACCCGCCCAGTTTCCCGCGTCCGAATACAACACCGACGACCTGACCGTGCTGTCGACGGAGTTCATCTTCGGCCACGAGATGGGCCACGCCCTGCAACGCCAGCTCCTCCTGGCCAACCTCGGCCTCGAAGAGGACGCGGCCGACGGCTACGCGTCCTTCTACACCGTGAACGAGGTCGGGCCGGGCCCCTCGCTCGCCGCCGCGATCCTCTTCGACGAGATCGCTCGCAAGGAGGGCGTGCCGACTCTGGAGAGATTGTCGAGCGACCACCCCATCACCCAGCAACGCGCCTACAACTTCCTGTGCTACCTGTACGGCAGCGACCCGAAGAAGTACGAGCGGTCCCTCGTCGACAGCGGCGACCTGCCCAAGACGCGTGCTCCCCTGTGCCCACAGGCGTGGGCGATGTTGGACTACGGCTGGTGGACCCAGCTCCGACCCCACTTCAGCGCGCCGTTCAAGGCTCGCGGGGACGAAGAGCAGAAGAAGGCGCACGCGCGGCTGATCGCGGAGACGAATGCCCTGGCGGAGCGGATCAACGAGATCCGCAAGAGTCAGTGA
- a CDS encoding dihydrofolate reductase family protein: MRKLTYYVGTTLDGFIAGPDGQFDFFPFEGDLTAALLAEYPETIPAHGRGPLGLDGVANKRFDTVLMGRATYEPGLAAGVTNPYPHLKQYVFSRTLAQLDPAVEVLATDPVAFVRDLKKQDGAGIWLCGGANLAGQLREEIDELIIKRYPVAIGSGIPLFDAPFRPDGFKLTDSRVFNTGAAITTYAKETIIPTLIRPTTEADLDRVTAVTVDEPVGWIPADRYREELDQGMYRPEWTWIAEQDGRVIARALWWGQATSEHPIALDCLHVDPSVADRAALGAELIGAGLRAFAEQGATKPPLYNLTLPNGWREDQATAAAADWRRDAALAAGLTDVVERLRLEWTPEAGLPAPGGRLVFTEGTDEEFLDVFRRIAVGSLDGETRRNLVAMGAEATAREEVDFYLSCPGERSWWRIARTHDGQVAGLALPSATPYNRNVGYLGVVPELRGQGYVDDVLAEITRVQVEAGAELITATTDTDNAPMAAAFARAGYRTAQTRLIWSAPEPGPAS; the protein is encoded by the coding sequence GTGCGCAAGCTCACCTACTACGTCGGCACCACCCTCGACGGGTTCATCGCGGGCCCCGACGGCCAGTTCGACTTCTTCCCCTTCGAGGGCGACCTCACCGCCGCACTGCTGGCGGAATACCCCGAGACCATCCCGGCCCACGGCCGGGGGCCGCTGGGCCTCGACGGGGTCGCCAACAAGCGGTTCGACACGGTCCTGATGGGCCGTGCCACCTACGAGCCCGGTCTCGCGGCCGGTGTCACCAACCCCTACCCGCACCTCAAGCAGTACGTCTTCTCCCGAACCCTGGCCCAGCTCGACCCCGCCGTGGAGGTCCTCGCCACGGACCCGGTGGCCTTCGTCCGCGACCTCAAGAAGCAGGACGGGGCGGGCATCTGGCTCTGTGGCGGGGCGAATCTGGCCGGGCAGCTGCGGGAGGAGATCGACGAGTTGATCATCAAGCGCTACCCGGTCGCCATCGGCTCCGGCATACCGCTCTTCGACGCGCCGTTCCGCCCGGACGGCTTCAAGCTCACCGACTCCCGGGTCTTCAACACCGGCGCCGCCATCACCACCTACGCGAAGGAGACGATCATCCCGACACTGATCCGCCCCACCACCGAGGCCGACCTCGACCGCGTCACCGCCGTGACGGTCGACGAACCCGTCGGCTGGATCCCCGCCGACCGGTACCGCGAGGAACTCGACCAGGGCATGTACCGGCCGGAGTGGACCTGGATCGCCGAGCAGGACGGCCGAGTGATCGCCCGGGCCCTGTGGTGGGGCCAGGCGACCAGCGAGCACCCGATCGCGCTGGACTGCCTGCACGTCGACCCCTCCGTCGCCGACCGCGCGGCTCTCGGGGCCGAGCTGATCGGCGCGGGCCTGCGGGCCTTCGCCGAGCAGGGCGCGACCAAGCCGCCGCTCTACAACCTGACCCTGCCGAACGGCTGGCGCGAGGACCAGGCCACGGCCGCGGCCGCCGACTGGCGGCGGGACGCCGCGCTGGCGGCCGGACTCACCGACGTGGTCGAGCGTCTGCGCCTGGAATGGACACCCGAGGCCGGGCTCCCCGCCCCCGGCGGACGCCTCGTCTTCACCGAGGGCACGGACGAGGAGTTCCTGGACGTCTTCCGACGGATCGCGGTGGGCAGCCTGGACGGGGAGACCCGCCGGAACCTGGTGGCGATGGGCGCGGAAGCCACCGCCCGCGAGGAGGTGGACTTCTACCTCAGCTGCCCGGGAGAACGCTCGTGGTGGCGCATCGCCCGCACCCACGACGGCCAGGTCGCCGGGCTGGCCCTGCCCTCCGCGACGCCGTACAACCGTAACGTCGGCTACCTCGGCGTCGTCCCCGAGCTGCGCGGACAGGGATACGTCGACGACGTACTCGCCGAGATCACCCGGGTGCAGGTGGAGGCCGGGGCCGAGCTGATCACCGCCACCACCGACACCGACAACGCGCCGATGGCCGCCGCCTTCGCCCGTGCCGGCTACCGGACCGCCCAGACCCGGCTGATCTGGTCGGCACCGGAGCCGGGTCCCGCCTCATGA
- a CDS encoding RNA-binding protein, with translation MITGRGEAAYLAAIAAFAKACDVDRLEIREPGVAGAVHFGGEPRVAGHGLAGLFPPDLTGFHDGAKVSLAVALELVRIMLRGQGAWCGLEAGNGFAVEVGWDLYVYVGSDRPCPDAVARTRELGLFPEPVTASPHAADLQEPGVTEAADAEFWTRLRSMLASERTVLLEENHVRNAARWHRLTEANLDAVRAGLTPRALLTVWPDLNPDVDAVLAALPEDGSVEFVREAQDGTIAHVLADSADYQELAFLVADATAARALSAYVDERHPLACAALPDSDGVLRARW, from the coding sequence GTGATCACGGGCCGGGGTGAGGCGGCATACCTGGCGGCGATTGCCGCCTTCGCGAAAGCCTGTGATGTCGACCGGCTGGAGATCCGGGAACCCGGGGTCGCGGGAGCCGTCCATTTCGGTGGGGAGCCGCGGGTCGCCGGACACGGCCTCGCAGGGCTCTTTCCGCCCGATCTCACCGGCTTCCACGACGGAGCGAAGGTCTCCCTCGCGGTGGCGCTGGAGCTCGTACGGATCATGCTGCGCGGCCAGGGGGCCTGGTGCGGGCTGGAAGCCGGGAACGGCTTTGCCGTGGAAGTGGGGTGGGACCTGTACGTGTACGTGGGCAGTGATCGGCCATGCCCGGATGCCGTGGCCCGAACACGGGAGCTCGGTCTCTTCCCGGAGCCGGTGACGGCCTCGCCCCATGCGGCGGATCTTCAGGAACCCGGGGTGACAGAGGCCGCCGACGCCGAATTCTGGACGCGCCTTCGCAGCATGTTGGCGTCGGAGCGGACGGTGCTCCTGGAGGAGAACCACGTGCGTAACGCCGCCCGCTGGCACCGCCTCACGGAGGCGAACCTCGACGCGGTACGCGCCGGTCTCACCCCACGCGCTCTGCTGACCGTCTGGCCGGACCTGAATCCCGACGTTGACGCGGTCCTCGCCGCGCTTCCTGAGGACGGATCCGTGGAGTTCGTCCGGGAGGCACAGGACGGAACGATCGCTCACGTGCTCGCCGACAGCGCCGACTACCAGGAGCTCGCGTTCCTCGTGGCCGATGCGACGGCAGCCCGCGCTCTGTCTGCGTACGTCGACGAACGCCACCCCTTGGCCTGTGCTGCCCTGCCGGACAGCGATGGCGTACTACGCGCCCGCTGGTGA
- a CDS encoding HEAT repeat domain-containing protein produces the protein MEDRRAADDLTLRLDELAAGLTDPDCDLDDLADIEEELVAARRQELIPYLERHLAAAVEAGNWYARHVLARILAETAGRTSLAALLRAFSRDLGDDQDSLSTTIYVLAQEDPTAARDILLPCAVGADEDLRKAAIWLLGFVPEPADLDLLAHAAQDSDEEIRSAVVGTLSSHKTEPAAVDLLLQLLDDPSPHVRISVLSSLGFLQQPRTLRKICLLANDDDPRVRAWVAIALGRFPALEPADLTTSAVLDQLAADADPYVRDHAAEARQRTLRS, from the coding sequence TTGGAAGACCGACGGGCAGCGGATGATCTCACCCTGCGCCTTGATGAGCTGGCGGCCGGACTCACGGATCCGGACTGCGACCTCGACGACCTTGCAGACATCGAAGAGGAGCTCGTAGCCGCCCGGCGGCAGGAGCTGATTCCTTACCTGGAACGGCATCTCGCAGCCGCCGTGGAAGCGGGCAACTGGTACGCCCGTCATGTGCTCGCCCGGATTCTGGCCGAGACCGCCGGCCGCACGTCCCTGGCGGCCCTGCTGCGGGCCTTCTCCCGCGATCTGGGTGACGACCAGGACTCTCTCTCGACGACGATCTATGTACTCGCGCAGGAGGACCCGACCGCCGCGCGCGACATCCTCCTGCCGTGCGCCGTTGGGGCCGATGAGGACCTTCGCAAGGCGGCGATCTGGCTGCTCGGCTTCGTCCCCGAACCCGCCGATCTCGACCTGCTGGCCCACGCCGCGCAGGACTCGGACGAAGAAATCCGCAGCGCGGTCGTGGGCACGCTCAGCAGTCACAAGACAGAGCCGGCGGCCGTCGACCTGCTGTTGCAGCTGCTCGACGATCCCTCCCCGCACGTACGCATCTCCGTCCTCAGCTCCCTCGGCTTCCTTCAGCAACCCAGAACCCTGCGGAAGATCTGCCTGCTCGCGAACGACGACGACCCCCGTGTCCGTGCCTGGGTCGCGATCGCCTTGGGCCGCTTTCCCGCCTTGGAGCCCGCAGACCTCACGACCTCGGCCGTGCTCGACCAGCTGGCAGCAGACGCCGACCCGTACGTTCGCGACCATGCGGCCGAGGCCCGCCAGCGCACCCTCCGCAGCTGA
- a CDS encoding ATP-binding protein: MRGRYAERERIEQLLADARQGTSGVLLVHGEAGIGKTALLDHAAGQARGARVLRVEGIESEMEMAFGGLHQLFLPVMNLVDALPEPQAAALRSVFGLSSDSVRDRFNVGLAVLTLLSEAAADGPLLCLVDDAQWLDQPSVDMLTFAARRLRAEGVVMLFAVRDGAPGAAVKGLPPLLVEGLDREDAAALVPGLPPYVVDRVIEEARGNPLALIELSAALTPAQRAGRLGPSALPDAAAGLPVRLQDGFLEQLRRLPEAAQVVLLVAAADDTGDLTVVLRAAGRLGSAVEDLEPAERAGFLLLSGQALRFRHPLVRYAAYQGAPLARRIAAHRALAEALGEAGQAHRRAWHLAAASTGPDEGVAEELERVAEWADRRQAMASASAAYERAAQLTADPQVRARRLVSAAQRAADAGQDERCGALADQVPLPLEDPGVAASFARARAVVELGYRRPETAARILVDSAELTGVERPDMTGSLLTDAVHAAFSAGDAPLIEEIALRSPALPVLAVPARLFGGDVPGALEAVRTLVDAPADGVMDRLMTGIYLQLTGDHAAAREAAVGVVAHCRDQGVSGWLPTALHLLVQTELSLGHHDEASARAVEALQLAEYYDLAHRAAHLRAALAMPAAVRGEEERVRTLTDEALAYTLPRGVGRGTADALWARGLLELGLGRAEAALEQLEAACGEVTHPLLCLPLLPDLIEAAVRAGRPERATDAARSLGEWATVLGRTGLAASARRCQALTGPDGEAEERFVAALALHEGGSAYDRARTALLYGEWLRRLRRHIDAREQLRAALDGFERLGARPWADRARTELGAAGGETGLTAREDGPISVLSPQEREVVRLAATGASNREIGAQLFLSPRTVGHHLYRAFPKLGVSSRTELADLLAS; the protein is encoded by the coding sequence GTGCGGGGGCGGTACGCGGAGCGGGAGCGGATCGAGCAGTTGCTCGCGGACGCCCGACAGGGAACGAGTGGTGTCCTGCTGGTGCACGGAGAGGCGGGCATCGGGAAGACCGCGCTGCTCGACCACGCGGCCGGGCAGGCGCGCGGTGCGCGGGTGTTGCGGGTCGAGGGCATCGAGTCGGAGATGGAGATGGCCTTCGGCGGTCTGCACCAACTCTTCCTACCGGTGATGAACCTGGTCGACGCGTTGCCGGAGCCCCAAGCGGCCGCCCTGCGTTCGGTGTTCGGCCTGAGCAGTGACAGTGTGCGGGATCGTTTCAACGTCGGACTCGCGGTTCTCACGCTCCTGTCGGAGGCCGCGGCGGACGGCCCGCTGTTGTGCCTGGTCGACGATGCGCAGTGGCTCGACCAGCCGTCGGTGGACATGCTGACCTTCGCGGCGCGCCGGCTGCGGGCGGAGGGCGTGGTGATGCTCTTCGCGGTCCGCGACGGAGCTCCCGGTGCCGCCGTGAAGGGGTTGCCCCCACTGCTGGTCGAGGGTCTGGACCGGGAGGATGCGGCCGCGTTGGTGCCGGGTCTGCCGCCGTACGTCGTGGACCGCGTCATCGAGGAGGCCCGGGGCAACCCCCTGGCCCTGATCGAGTTGTCCGCCGCGCTCACTCCGGCCCAACGCGCCGGCCGGCTGGGCCCGTCCGCGCTGCCCGACGCGGCCGCCGGACTGCCGGTCCGGCTCCAGGACGGGTTCCTGGAACAGCTCCGGCGGCTGCCCGAGGCCGCTCAGGTGGTGCTGCTGGTGGCCGCCGCCGATGACACCGGAGACCTCACCGTCGTGTTGCGTGCCGCGGGCCGCCTCGGCTCCGCGGTCGAGGACCTGGAGCCGGCCGAGCGCGCCGGGTTCCTCCTGCTCTCCGGGCAGGCGCTGCGGTTTCGGCACCCGCTGGTCCGGTACGCCGCCTACCAGGGCGCCCCGCTCGCCCGGCGGATCGCCGCGCACCGGGCCCTGGCCGAGGCGCTGGGCGAGGCCGGCCAGGCCCACCGGCGGGCCTGGCATCTGGCCGCCGCCTCGACGGGCCCCGACGAGGGGGTCGCCGAGGAACTGGAGCGGGTCGCCGAGTGGGCCGACAGGCGGCAGGCGATGGCGTCCGCGTCCGCCGCGTACGAGCGTGCCGCCCAGCTCACCGCGGATCCGCAGGTGCGGGCGCGACGGCTGGTGTCGGCGGCGCAGCGGGCCGCGGATGCCGGACAGGACGAGCGGTGCGGTGCGCTGGCCGACCAGGTGCCGCTGCCGCTGGAGGACCCCGGCGTGGCGGCGAGCTTCGCGCGCGCCCGGGCCGTGGTGGAGCTGGGCTATCGCAGGCCGGAGACGGCGGCCCGGATCCTGGTCGACAGCGCGGAGCTGACGGGCGTCGAGCGCCCGGACATGACGGGCTCGCTGCTGACGGACGCGGTCCACGCGGCGTTCTCCGCCGGGGACGCCCCGCTGATCGAGGAGATCGCGCTCCGCTCCCCCGCCCTGCCGGTGCTGGCCGTACCGGCCCGGTTGTTCGGTGGTGACGTGCCCGGCGCGCTGGAGGCGGTCCGTACGCTCGTGGACGCGCCGGCCGATGGCGTGATGGACCGCCTGATGACCGGGATCTACCTGCAGTTGACGGGTGATCACGCGGCAGCCCGGGAGGCCGCCGTGGGCGTCGTCGCGCACTGCCGCGACCAGGGTGTCAGCGGTTGGCTGCCCACCGCGCTGCATCTGCTGGTGCAGACGGAGCTGTCGCTGGGCCACCATGACGAGGCTTCGGCACGGGCCGTCGAGGCGCTCCAGTTGGCGGAGTACTACGACCTGGCCCACCGGGCCGCCCACCTGCGGGCCGCTCTGGCGATGCCGGCCGCCGTCAGGGGCGAGGAAGAACGGGTCCGCACCCTGACCGACGAGGCTCTGGCGTACACGCTCCCGCGCGGGGTGGGTCGGGGGACGGCGGACGCCCTGTGGGCACGGGGCCTGCTCGAACTCGGCCTGGGCCGGGCGGAGGCGGCGCTGGAGCAGTTGGAGGCGGCCTGCGGGGAGGTGACGCACCCGCTGCTCTGCCTGCCTCTGCTGCCCGATCTGATCGAGGCCGCGGTACGGGCCGGCCGCCCGGAGCGGGCGACGGACGCGGCCCGGTCGCTCGGGGAGTGGGCGACCGTGCTGGGACGGACCGGTCTCGCCGCGTCCGCCCGCCGTTGCCAGGCGCTGACCGGACCGGACGGTGAGGCGGAGGAGCGGTTCGTCGCGGCGCTGGCCCTGCACGAGGGCGGCAGCGCCTACGACCGGGCGCGTACGGCGCTGCTGTACGGGGAGTGGCTGCGCCGCCTGCGCCGCCATATCGACGCCCGGGAGCAGTTGCGCGCCGCTCTCGACGGTTTCGAACGGCTGGGTGCCCGGCCCTGGGCCGACCGGGCCCGGACGGAGCTCGGCGCCGCGGGTGGGGAGACCGGCCTGACGGCGCGCGAGGACGGGCCGATCAGTGTGTTGAGCCCGCAGGAGCGCGAGGTGGTTCGGCTGGCGGCGACCGGTGCCAGCAACCGGGAGATCGGAGCCCAGCTGTTCCTGAGCCCGCGCACGGTCGGGCACCACCTCTATCGCGCCTTCCCGAAGCTGGGCGTCAGTTCCCGCACCGAACTCGCCGACCTGTTGGCGTCATGA